The following proteins are co-located in the Fusobacteria bacterium ZRK30 genome:
- the dusB gene encoding tRNA dihydrouridine synthase DusB has protein sequence MIKIYIAPMAGVTDYTYRRIMNKFNPDLMFTEMVSVNAVKMANEKTIKQMLRLLPNDGVQIFGRDIDIMVECAKYVESLGVTYIDVNMGCPMPKITKNGYGSALLEDPEHIRKLMTAIKEALKPETKLSMKIRIGYKEHKNPIEIAKIADELGLHHITVHGRTREQMYSGTANWETIKQIKEAVSIPVIGNGDIFSAEDAYEKATESGVDGIMLARGIYGNPWLIQQIRERFETGEVKTKVTYIDKIDMALKHIEYMKEDYPEKQFNFEIRKHLCWYLKGVTGGSKIKNLLNKIDNYDEISEVLIRLKEKLEEYNSQ, from the coding sequence ATGATAAAAATATATATAGCTCCCATGGCAGGAGTAACAGATTATACATATAGAAGAATTATGAATAAATTCAATCCGGATTTGATGTTTACCGAGATGGTAAGTGTAAATGCAGTAAAGATGGCCAATGAAAAAACGATAAAACAAATGCTTAGATTACTGCCCAATGACGGGGTACAGATTTTTGGCCGGGATATAGATATTATGGTGGAATGTGCTAAATATGTGGAGAGTTTAGGAGTAACCTATATAGATGTAAACATGGGATGTCCCATGCCAAAGATCACAAAGAACGGCTATGGATCAGCTCTGTTAGAGGATCCAGAACATATAAGAAAATTGATGACAGCTATAAAAGAGGCGTTAAAACCTGAAACGAAATTATCTATGAAGATAAGAATCGGTTATAAGGAACACAAAAATCCAATAGAGATAGCTAAGATAGCAGATGAATTAGGTCTTCATCACATTACAGTCCATGGTAGAACCAGAGAGCAGATGTATAGTGGGACGGCTAATTGGGAGACGATAAAGCAGATAAAAGAAGCTGTTTCTATACCAGTTATAGGAAACGGGGATATATTTTCAGCTGAAGATGCCTATGAAAAAGCTACCGAATCAGGGGTAGACGGGATAATGCTGGCCCGTGGAATATATGGAAATCCATGGTTGATCCAGCAGATAAGGGAAAGGTTTGAAACTGGAGAAGTTAAGACAAAAGTAACATACATAGACAAGATAGATATGGCTTTAAAGCATATTGAATATATGAAGGAAGACTATCCTGAAAAACAGTTTAATTTTGAGATAAGAAAACACCTGTGCTGGTATTTAAAAGGGGTAACTGGTGGAAGTAAGATAAAAAATCTACTGAACAAGATAGATAATTATGATGAGATAAGTGAAGTATTGATAAGGTTGAAAGAAAAATTAGAGGAATATAATTCACAATAA